From Salvia splendens isolate huo1 chromosome 3, SspV2, whole genome shotgun sequence, a single genomic window includes:
- the LOC121797164 gene encoding uncharacterized protein LOC121797164 encodes MFLRMGVKRPLEEENLPELSFEQPKQHDSNKKPTLATEDFPSRPTFPIVNSPGEAKSKLSEIDSDGMPESGGIGTLIVDKELDASIPFSLATTTSSSSSRGEHFEDHDFARYYNVPGVIDLTLPRLPPEQHEDPYVYLLNCPPRKEVPVGPDHQAEVPEWDPSASGKNFSGSRNFIKDELVQKLMGTCIIPSPGLNDLSSDGYTVGRGRADCVCPDMGSVRCVQHHVREAREKLRYTIGDEIFVKLGFYEMGEEITQRWTTEDEQLFHKVVISNPASLGRDFWKDLAAVFPSRTKKEFVSYYFNVFMLRKRGVQNRSYLSRIDSDDDEDLKSARVHYPSTHFLLAEDGDDLHHTHGEFHHLHVGGDGDSDVGSLSDQDLDAGWADRYGSEPEIVCGDKGSFDNHETFDGSIPKKDDVDEGGNHGPATSGGNVPKPSSGE; translated from the exons ATGTTTTTG AGGATGGGTGTTAAGCGACCATTGGAAGAGGAAAATCTTCCGGAGCTTTCATTCGAGCAACCTAAACAGCACGATAGCAACAAAAAGCCGACATTAGCGACCGAAGATTTCCCTTCTCGCCCAACTTTTCCAATAGTAAATTCTCCTG GTGAAGCCAAGAGCAAATTATCTGAAATAGATTCGGATGGGATGCCTGAAAGTGGCGGCATTGGCACCTTGATAGTGGACAAAGAATTGGATGCAAGTATACCCTTTTCTTTGGCCACCACCACTAGCAGTAGCAGCAGCAGAGGGGAGCATTTTGAAGATCATGACTTCGCTCGCTATTACAATGTTCCAGGAGTTATTGACTTAACCTTGCCTCGGCTACCTCCAGAACAGCATGAAGACCcatatgtgtatttattaaaCTGTCCCCCCAGGAAAGAAGTGCCAGTTGGGCCAGACCATCAGGCAGAAGTTCCGGAGTGGGATCCTAGTGCTAGTGGGAAGAATTTCTCAGGCTCTAGAAACTTCATCAAAGACGAGTTGGTACAAAAACTTATGGGTACTTGTATCATTCCATCACCTGGTTTAAATGATTTAAGCAGTGATGGTTACACTGTTGGGCGTGGCAGAGCTGATTGTGTCTGCCCAGATATGGGGTCTGTGAGATGTGTGCAGCATCATGTGAGAGAAGCAAGAGAGAAATTGCGCTACACCATCGGAGATGAAATTTTTGTGAAGTTAGGCTTCTATGAGATGGGTGAGGAGATAACCCAGAGGTGGACCACTGAAGATGAGCAGCTTTTCCACAAGGTGGTTATATCCAATCCTGCTTCATTAGGTAGAGACTTTTGGAAGGACCTTGCTGCTGTGTTTCCTTCTCGGACAAAAAAGGAATTCGTCAGCTACTACTTCAATGTGTTCATGCTACGGAAGCGAGGTGTTCAAAACCGATCTTATTTGTCACGGATAGacagtgatgatgatgaagaccTGAAATCTGCCCGAGTACACTACCCTTCAACCCATTTTCTGCTGGCCGAAGATGGCGATGATCTCCATCATACCCATGGGGAGTTTCATCATCTCCATgttggaggagatggagattcGGACGTTGGGTCTCTTAGCGACCAGGACTTGGATGCAGGGTGGGCAGACAGATATGGTTCCGAGCCTGAGATTGTTTGCGGAGACAAGGGCAGCTTTGACAATCATGAAACTTTTGATGGTAGTATTCCAAAGAAGGATGATGTTGATGAAGGCGGCAATCACGGACCGGCTACTTCTGGTGGTAATGTTCCTAAGCCAAGTTCAGGAGAGTAA